Proteins from one Bombus pyrosoma isolate SC7728 linkage group LG16, ASM1482585v1, whole genome shotgun sequence genomic window:
- the LOC122576153 gene encoding A-kinase anchor protein 9-like isoform X5, translating to MDEISDEESFRNDKSMEHRKSNPHEGVSSKDVTQSSVSMSEGEADGDLEGLAGRVVQLEELLQGKEAIVEALNAEIDHLRAEASSPNSSQSQSSSIHSRDVMSLYHIKLQEFEKAVNQRDNLIEDLMWSLQHALSVRDNLASQLNSINAMEIPCKDSDKNKCLEEKIDTLEKTVSDQRSIIEKLNSQMTQNQEYVQTLEMEKETRTAEINDYKLQINNLNEQIRLNAADKNLNIAETLEQQKQYEVRVDKIKQDMQHILKKFTTEMNINTARHQQELKEQAAKYEKEVMNIQKEYEEHLKQLKEENKTMADRLNKELPDLETRHAKELSIFQTQLAHYKKTVETLKLELMNRSESQQTAQAELNEHKSKFNEFRVQAEKITRIQNLDHQKEKEMLHEQIKLHKLQLEEVTSKYIAATAVLESKESIERSLEQALTNAAVLKEENESLKFKLDDLSSRYSTAQSLIENSQSHERSLSNKIYDLEKSLSRLSGINVSTLSELNETTYQTFDEVAIQYQLTKQKLEEKAEFEKLLICKIEGLEEDVRKSKEELEQANLTKKSYEKQLKDMKNVCDKYKSELSSLKKNSLDGQNILPLAEESKSSSQSMKDTISDLLHKTEEDQQEIKKLKMTLELKETELAESIKKMYNLSDMLKKSEEEREQLKTGLATAWAQCAEVEEKLNQTLALSDSKLDVSLSSSNYNSALMKQFKLDRIANNSVDTTHDKSIDINRTLDEKTEDPNTSNRTASLQEKLMLVLEENKRLLKEVERLMSQQADYEEMKNKMDHYINLSENLTIEKEHKNEENKALKKKLENMHSLQDSVNQLTLEKETLRKEIEALIHVHNEQINAIKTETTSEIRKVQSLMLSTKGGTTELNDLKTELEMRHAKEMEELRMYFEQKCLLMEKQYSEEIFSQQSKKMSDNDSEIADITEGLYFGGAGDCLNVSNISEHSSRLGSPIKDEQSKHTSQNFNSYKSELEYEINIKTLQQELQNRIIELQEVKLQCEKSLEEQKNIYERQLYNNKDKEKRELLKNMANQHCQTEWDAGALENGELTQLRAAYNHQLEEQIALAKLDIVNALQEQIQALLMVESDVEDNWPAELLELRDKLTGNAKKEMQLLKETHTEELQRLKEEHSRTVARMIDRHQGELNKIKSECVQNYGEKGDLDKGVVTDNQILEERNTLSKTCVTLKTLIEELIKYFSICEEEVNNTFITKVIKSQLFDSVTNEKAMQIDKTDGLKFNESRENQETSLLNSSKMKIQRIHFAPKTTEIVSIINSNAETLPTILEEDECITEKLKQELNNCIHRLKSESAEILSTSLSTRERRHSSPLKDTLWLNKMNEELNLKLHHADALVIGYQEEIGHLKMTILDLQRKLINAENKKETITEGYGENYDLGTDITLQDFSQLQEKVRHVLSNGGGDCTELLQLIDEQSRLIEKLMEEAKREKEDLQQQQVPLEPTPTPYIHRVCRRKIEAADKQLKATRRFLDEQASEREAERDEAAKQVYVLQEQLKEREREKERDQRITSEVEVLESQMREMSSLMSDTEARKSETESELKAAIDKIWVLREIITDLEQQLQIKTEKEESLQLQINQLETVIAAQTKNQHELVQELDAVKMGSESKQLNEHIIHLQEELRKHKLSSEQFNVNSAALKQMKTELRDMQNQLTKRIRELESAHMCSSNLSLSQPSEDVSIREQIDASRCPTPDDPTAPPMLPLDQLLKLKEKMLKHARAEEVALKRIKDLELQVAAFKNQNEELQAEQEILQQTTSEQLFQIEAMRGRLEQHKQSAPFAQRQATSRLELQLHEANAKFQSLERTIADKDLELKDMKNQLDRINQLLQEKEAEIANVVQVESATIQKLKEHVEIIEEEKKILQAKVGVQEHAQLELPRLIDSMLADKNEEIDHLKEQLSKKEKQLEIYSSLNLDETQLRELVRQTEAKNSARTLSDILSIHSECEETTEAIRGANTTQNLPNVSAFKVPTSPVPKSIDNSTVPIMDNTKIIQVPLLDLGSQSLSANSSQQSRILDLLHSGLESKSFTSENNNSSDRTDHATQSTKQCTQTQELPRRERADERSDDSSSNRSYVPSMKYTQTSINETLKEVENLEVQLQAVREELDMKSAILTKREDDLIALQKLYDELQMEFKNVVETLSKDKCFYQNQYELSRVSENKIKKDLQEIENILKLSKEEMQDHKNKIQMNEKVIIELNLENNKLKKDIEEKEQELGQTREYTILLQEQTKELQKFRDVILEKDITIETIQTRNIEIENENKQLYEFKTKYQSTKQELLECQNEIQRLTEGLNNRDQVIRRLEEMARRTSFSGTSSPSNEKDQEIHHLQEYLKEKDKVIRQMSDDSKSLHKALEAIQNKMKESGNVVELRKKLKDERKINAELRNMVDNLNKDLSDLKLPAQRLQDDIDIEDMVQRELNLSAHLDRKIMNAIENDDEDKKKTERQTPYQDFQEAKYIELKLKLSQANKINEELKKLKDDLEIETEMLKCQITEYEGRIFQLKSDLTEKSKKVAKLDEELSSEKNLMRKLKIQIEKEHRAMQVGCSELIETLQSKLKDSLDNEVKLKNELSLLRDEHKNLEIQLSLMKDHVQSQKVDDLSKLTDLEAERKKYLSLMENFEKEGRENTELKDTLRKLQMEKNHFEKQLEVEVEKNENLISNLVLVKGTNDHLQTDLRRTKEELKAKQEEGEWLQKRIKTMSDAETKRQEQKISEHSELKALRREINNARDVIMDLEADMKQSKRELTESLEREMKLAETFKERETDLLKKLSAVKDEEKNSRDVIAELQQEVKACTKRELELTKELKSRFTNENMPTKFMQKINDLSEVNEKYMTEKTVLQEKLIKSREEKEQLNQRIKLLEDQIKRNKGPQVPNVRIPEIEKLQHFYGKFLRADSRRKALTYQKRYLLTIVGGYQLSEENTLCVLAQLTRDQRSYAVVGRNKKSPKVRFRSAVLVLISIHRMKWLIVRWNTGKRIGVKTLLWNIDQSFLPIQKAAMNHSPPVRDKTTSNGDGGFDTFEQYCQRLKNIQQRLDLAEAGNLQIIPE from the exons ATGGATGAAATATCCGATGAGGAATCTTTCCGTAATGACAAATCTATGGAACATAGAAAATCTAAT CCACATGAAGGAGTTTCTTCAAAAGATGTGACACAAAGCAGTGTCAGTATGAGCGAAGGAGAAGCAGATGGGGATTTAGAAGGTCTTGCAGGAAGGGTGGTTCAATTAGAAGAGTTGTTGCAAGGGAAAGAAGCCATAGTCGAAGCTTTAAATGCGGAAATTGATCACTTGAGAGCAGAGGCCTCATCTCCAAACTCTTCACAAAGCCAGAGTAGTAGTATACACAGCAGAGATGTCATGTCTTTGTATCATataaaa CTACAAGAGTTTGAAAAAGCAGTGAATCAAAGAGATAACCTAATAGAAGATCTAATGTGGTCTCTGCAGCATGCTTTGTCTGTAAGAGATAATCTTGCTAGTCAATTGAACTCCATAAATGCTATGGAAATACCTTGTAAAGATAGTGATAAGAATAAGTGCTTGGAAGAAAAg ATTGATACTTTAGAAAAGACTGTAAGCGATCAAAGGtcaataatagaaaaattaaatagccAGATGACCCAAAATCAAGAATATGTACAGACACTGGAAATGGAGAAAGAAACTCGAACAGCTGAGATTAACGATTATAAGTTGcagattaataatttgaacgaACAAATTCGTCTAAATGCTGCtgacaaaaatttaaacatcGCTGAGACTTTAGAGCAACAGAAACAGTATGAAGTGCGTGTAGATAAGATAAAACAAGATATGcaacatatattaaaaaaatttacaactGAGATGAATATAAATACTGCACGTCATCAACAGGAATTAAAAGAGCAAGCTGCAAAGTATGAGAAAGAGGTAATGAATATCCAAAAAGAATATGAAGAACATCTAAagcaattgaaagaagaaaataagacTATGGCTGATCGCTTGAACAAGGAACTGCCAGATCTGGAGACTCGACATGCCAAAGAACTCTCCATATTTCAAACGCAGTTAGCTCACTATAAGAAAACTGTGGAAACTCTGAAACTCGAGTTAATGAATCGTTCTGAATCCCAACAAACTGCCCAAGCTGAATTGAACGAACATAAATCAAAGTTCAATGAGTTTAGAGTGCAGGCAGAAAAAATTACACGCATTCAAAATCTAGATCatcaaaaggaaaaagagatgCTACACGAACAGATTAAGTTGCATAAACTTCAGTTGGAGGAAGTCACTTCGAAGTATATAGCAGCGACTGCGGTTCTGGAATCGAAGGAAAGCATTGAACGTTCCTTGGAACAAGCCTTAACAAATGCTGCTGTGTtgaaagaagagaacgaaagTCTAAAATTTAAGCTCGATGACCTGTCGTCGAGATACTCGACAGCGCAATCGTTAATAGAAAATAGTCAGTCTCATGAAAGATCTTTAAGCAACAAAATCTATGATTTAGAGAAATCATTGTCCAGGCTTAGTGGTATAAATGTGAGTACTCTAAGCGAATTGAACGAAACTACGTATCAGACTTTTGACGAAGTGGCGATTCAATATCAGTTGACAAAACAAAAGCTTGAGGAAAAAGCAGAATTcgagaaacttttaatttgtaaGATTGAAGGTCTTGAAGAGGATGTTCGTAAATCAAAAGAAGAGTTAGAACAAGCAAATCTTACCAAGAAATCATATGAGAAACAGCTTAAGGATATGAAGAATGTGTGTGACAAATACAAATCTGAGCTGAGTTCCTTGAAGAAGAACAGTTTGGATGGCCAGAATATCCTGCCATTAGCAGAAGAAAGTAAATCATCTAGTCAAAGTATGAAAGATACCATCAGTGATCTGCTGCATAAAACTGAAGAGGATCAACAGGAAATCAAGAAGCTTAAAATGACTCTTGAGCTGAAAGAGACAGAACTTGCAGAAtccataaaaaaaatgtataatctGTCAGACATGTTGAAGAAATCTGAGGAAGAGCGTGAACAACTGAAGACTGGACTAGCGACAGCATGGGCACAGTGTGCAGAGGTAgaggaaaaattgaatcaaaCGTTAGCTTTAAGCGATAGTAAACTTGATGTTTCATTGTCATCATCCAATTATAACAGTGCcttaatgaaacaatttaaGCTGGATAGGATTGCTAATAATTCTGTAGATACAACACACGATAAAAGCatagatataaatagaacTCTTGATGAGAAAACCGAAGATCCTAATACTAGTAACAGAACAGCATCGctacaagaaaaattaatgcTTGTActggaagaaaataaacggTTGCTGAAAGAAGTAGAACGTTTAATGAGTCAACAGGCAGACtatgaagaaatgaaaaacaaaatggatcactACATTAATCTTTCAGAAAACCTTACCATAGAAAAGGAACAtaagaatgaagaaaataaagcttTGAAAAAGAAGTTAGAGAATATGCATTCACTACAAGATTCCGTAAATCAATTAACATTAGAGAAGGAGACTTTACGTAAAGAAATTGAAGCACTGATTCATGTTCATAACGAGCAGATAAACGCTATAAAAACCGAAACTACATCTGAAATTAGAAAAGTACAATCATTAATGTTGAGCACAAAAGGAGGCACAACAGAGTTAAACGATCTCAAAACCGAACTGGAAATGCGACACGCGAAGGAAATGGAAGAACTGCGTATGTATTTCGAACAAAAATGTTTGCTGATGGAGAAACAATATTCCGAGGAAATATTTAGTCAGCAGTCAAAAAAGATGTCAGACAATGATAGTGAAATTGCTGACATAACTGAAGGCTTATATTTCGGAGGTGCTGGCGATTGTTTGAACGTTTCGAATATCTCTGAGCATAGTTCAAGACTTGGTTCTCCAATAAAGGATGAGCAATCTAAGCATACCAGccaaaattttaatagttatAAGTCTGAACTAgagtatgaaataaatatcaaaacttTGCAACAAGAATTGCAAAACAGAATAATAGAGTTGCAGGAAGTGAAATTGCAATGTGAGAAATCTTTAgaagaacagaaaaatatctatGAAAGACAGCTATACAATAACAAGGACAAAGAAAAACGCgagttattgaaaaatatggcAAATCAG CATTGTCAAACAGAATGGGATGCGGGTGCGTTGGAAAACGGTGAATTAACGCAACTACGAGCGGCCTACAACCATCAGTTGGAAGAACAGATAGCACTAGCTAAGTTGGATATTGTCAATGCGCTCCAAGAACAAATTCAG GCACTTTTAATGGTCGAGTCGGATGTAGAAGACAATTGGCCAGCAGAATTGTTGGAATTACGAGACAAACTGACTGGTAATGCAAAGAAGGAGATGCAACTACTTAAAGAAACCCATACTGAGGAATTGCAACGTTTAAAAGAAGAGCATTCTCGAACTGTAGCTAGAATGATCGATCGTCATCAAGGAgaacttaataaaattaagtcaGAATGTGTTCAGAATTATGGTGAAAAAGGAGATCTTGATAAAGGCGTAGTAACAGATAATCAAATTCTTGAAGAAAG GAATACCTTAAGTAAAACGTGCGTAACTCTTAAAACGTTGATCGAAGAACTGATAAAGTATTTTAGTATTTGTGAAGAGGAagttaataatacttttattaccAAAGTTATTAAGAGTCAATTATTTGATAGCGTCACTAATGAAAAAGCCATGCAAATTGATAAAACTGATGGATTGAAATTCAACGAATCAAGAGAGAACCAAGAGACTAGCTTATTGAACTCTTCTAAAATGAAGATACAAAGGATCCACTTTGCTCCAAAAACTACCGAGAtagtttcaataataaatagcaaTGCCGAAACTTTACCAACTATTCTGGAAGAAGATGAGTGcataacagaaaaattaaagcAAGAATTGAACAACTGCATACATCGCTTGAAATCTGAAAGCGCTGAAATTCTTAGCACTTCTTTATCCACAAGAGAACGGAGACATAGCTCGCCTTTGAAAGATACTCTTtggttaaataaaatgaatgaagAACTGAATTTGAAACTTCATCATGCTGATGCTCTAGTCATCGGCTATCAAGAAGAGATTGGTCATCTGAAAATGACCATTTTAGATCTTCAAAGAAAGCTAATTAATgcagagaataaaaaagaaacaatcaCAGAAGGTTATGGGGAAAATTATGACTTAGGTACTGACATTACTTTGCAAGATTTCTCACAATTGCAAGAAAAAG tgaGACATGTATTATCAAATGGAGGAGGAGATTGCACAGAATTGTTGCAACTGATAGATGAACAATCTAGActgattgaaaaattgatgGAAGAGgcaaaaagggaaaaggaagaTTTGCAGCAACAG CAGGTGCCTTTAGAACCTACTCCTACCCCATACATTCACAGGGTTTGCCGCCGAAAg ATTGAGGCAGCAGATAAGCAATTAAAAGCAACTCGCAGATTTCTGGATGAGCAAGCAAGCGAAAGAGAAGCTGAGAGAGATGAAGCAGCAAAACAAGTGTATGTTCTGCAGGAACAGCTTAAAGAACGTGAACGAGAAAAGGAACGAGATCAACGCATAACATCTGAG GTGGAGGTTTTAGAGTCTCAGATGAGAGAGATGTCCTCTCTTATGTCTGACACAGAGGCCAGAAAATCCGAAACCGAGAGTGAACTGAAAGCAGCTATCGACAAGATTTGGGTACTTAGAGAAATCATCACAGACTTGGAACAACAACTACAGATCAAAACCGAGAAGGAAGAATCTCTTCAATTACAAATCAATCAATTAGAAACTGTGATTGCTGCGCAGACTAAGAACCAGCATGAGTTGGTCCAAGAACTGGATGCTGTTAAGATGGGTAGTGAAAGCAAGCAACTAAATGAACATATTATTCACTTACAG GAGGAATTAAGAAAACACAAGTTAAGTTCTGAACAATTCAACGTGAATTCTGCGGCATTGAAGCAAATGAAAACAGAACTTCGCGATATGCAGAATCAGTTAACTAAAAGAATCAGAGAACTGGAATCTGCGCACATGTGCAGTTCCAATTTGAGTTTGAGTCAACCAAGCGAAGATGTCTCTATCAGAGAGCAAATAGATGCTTCGCGGTGCCCTACTCCCGATGATCCTACTGCACCTCCAATGTTACCTCTTGACCAGTTACTTAAACTTAAggagaaaatgttgaaacatGCCAGAGCTGAGGAAGTGGCACTAAAAAGAATCAAAGATTTAGAATTGCAAGTTGCTGCTTTCAAAAACCAGAACGAGGAATTACAAGCAGAGCAGGAAATTCTTCAGCAAACCACTTCTGAGCAGTTGTTTCAAATAGAAGCAATGCGTGGTAGATTGGAGCAACACAAGCAAAGTGCTCCATTTGCTCAGAGACAGGCTACATCACGCTTAGAACTACAACTTCATGAAGCTAATGCCAAGTTTCAATCTTTAGAACGAACCATTGCTGACAAAGATTTAGAATTAAAGGACATGAAGAATCAATTAGATagaattaatcaattattacAAGAGAAGGAAGCAGAGATTGCAAATGTGGTGCAAGTAGAAAGTGCTACTATTCAGAAGTTGAAAGAGCACGTAGAAATTattgaagaagagaaaaagattctCCAGGCAAAAGTTGGTGTTCAAGAGCATGCACAGTTAGAATTACCGAGACTAATAGACAGTATGTTAGCAGATAAGAACGAGGAGATAGATCACCTGAAGGAACAGTTatccaaaaaagaaaagcaactTGAGATATATTCTTCACTGAATCTGGACGAAACACAATTAAGAGAGTTGGTACGACAGACAGAAGCAAAGAATAGTGCACGTACATTGAGCGATATTCTATCAATTCACTCGGAATGCGAAGAAACTACGGAAGCCATCAGAGGAGCCAATACGACACAAAACTTACCTAACGTATCTGCTTTCAAAGTTCCTACTTCACCTGTTCCAAAAAGTATAGATAATTCAACTGTACCTATAATGGACAACACTAAGATAATTCAGGTTCCTCTTCTAGACCTTGGATCACAAAGTCTATCAGCAAATTCCAGTCAACAATCTAGAATCTTAGACTTGCTGCACAGTGGCCTGGAGTCGAAATCTTTCACGTCGGAAAACAATAATTCTAGCGACAGAACTGACCACGCTACCCAGTCAACAAAACAGTGTACTCAAACACAAGAATTACCACGAAGAGAACGTGCTGATGAGAGAAGTGACGACAGTAGTAGTAATAGATCTTATGTTCCTTCAATGAAATACACTCAGACGTCTATCAATGAGACATTGAAAGAGGTGGAGAACTTGGAAGTTCAATTACAGGCAGTGAGAGAGGAATTAGATATGAAATCAGCAATTTTGACTAAAAGAGAAGATGATTTAATAGCTCTGCAGAAACTTTACGACGAGTtgcaaatggaatttaaaaatgttgtgGAGACACTATCCAAAGATAAGTGTTTCTATCAGAATCAATATGAATTGTCACGAGTAtcagagaataaaataaaaaaagatcttcaggaaatagaaaatattttaaaattgagtAAAGAAGAAATGCAGGACCACAAAAATAAGATACAAATGAACGAAAAAGTTATAATAGAATTGAATTTAGAGAATAATAAGTTAAAAAAGGATATCGAAGAGAAGGAACAAGAATTAGGACAGACACGGGAATATACTATACTCCTCCAGGAACAGACAAAGGAGTTACAGAAATTCAGAGATGTAATTCTCGAAAAAGATATCACTATCGAAACTATCCAAACCCGCAATATTGAgatcgaaaatgaaaataaacagTTGTACGAATTCAAAACAAAGTACCAGTCTACCAAACAAGAATTATTAGAATGTCAGAATGAGATTCAAAGACTGACCGAAGGTCTAAACAACAGGGATCAGGTCATTAGAAGATTGGAAGAAATGGCTAGACGCACCAGCTTCTCAGGAACATCCTCACCTTCTAACGAAAAGGATCAAGAAATCCATCACCTGCAGGAAtacttaaaagaaaaagataaagtgATTAGACAAATGAGTGACGATAGCAAAAGTCTGCACAAGGCTTTGGAAGCTATACAGAATAAGATGAAGGAATCTGGAAATGTTGTGGAATTGAGAAAGAAGTTGAAggatgaaagaaagataaatgcTGAACTGAGGAATATGGTGGATAATCTAAACAAAGATTTGTCTGACCTAAAGTTACCTGCAC AACGATTGCAAGATGATATCGACATCGAAGACATGGTGCAAAGAGAGCTAAATTTATCAGCACACTTAGATAGAAAGATTATGAACGCCATAGAAAACGATGACGAGGATaagaaaaagacagaaagaCAAACTCCTTATCAGGACTTCCAAGAAGCAAAATATATAgaactaaaattaaaactgAGTCAAGctaataaaatcaatgaaGAATTGAAGAAGCTGAAAGATGATTTGGAGATAGAAACAGAAATGCTCAAGTGCCAGATAACAGAATACGAAGGTCGAATTTTCCAACTAAAGTCAGATTTAACAGAGAAATCAAAGAAAGTAGCGAAACTAGATGAAGAATTATCTTCAGAGAAGAATTTGatgagaaaattaaagattcaGATTGAAAAGGAGCATAGGGCAATGCAAGTTGGTTGTTCAGAATTAATAGAGACCCTCCAGAGTAAGTTGAAGGATTCTTTGGACAATGAGGTGAAGCTTAAAAATGAATTGTCCCTGCTACGAGATGAGCATAAGAATTTAGAGATTCAACTGAGTTTGATGAAAGACCATGTACAATCCCAGAAAGTCGatgatttatcaaaattaacaGATTTAGAAgctgaaaggaagaaatatctGTCATTAAtggaaaactttgaaaaagaaggaagggaAAACACAGAGCTGAAGGACACTTTGAGGAAATTACAGATGGAGAAGAATCATTTTGAGAAGCAACTAGAAGTGGAAGTGGAGAAAAATGAGAACTTAATAAGTAATCTGGTTTTGGTAAAGGGGACTAATGATCACTTGCAAACTGATCTCAGGCGTACCAAAGAAGAACTAAAAGCAAAACAAGAAGAAGGCGAATGGTTACAGAAGAGGATTAAAACCATGTCTGATGCGGAAACTAAGAGACAAGAACAAAAGATCAGTGAACATAGTGAGCTCAAGGCTTTGAGGAGAGAAATCAATAATGCTAGAGATGTCATA ATGGATTTGGAGGCTGACATGAAACAGTCAAAGAGAGAATTAACGGAATCTCTAGAACGGGAGATGAAGCTAGCTGAGACTTTTAAAGAAAGGGAAACTGATCTACTTAAAAAGTTATCGGCCGTCAAAGATGAGGAGAAGAACTCTAGGGATGTGATTGCTGAGTTACAACAAGAAGTAAAAGCATGTACAAAAAGAGAATTGGAGCTCACGAAGGAACTGAAGAGCAGATTTACAAACGAGAATATGCCTACAAAATTCatgcaaaaaataaat GATCTCAGTgaagttaatgaaaaatacatgaCAGAAAAGACTGTACTTCAAGAGAAGTTGATAAAAtcaagagaagagaaggaacaATTGAACCAACGAATTAAATTACTCGAAGATCAAATCAAACGAAACAAGGGACCTCAAGTTCCAAATGTTAGAATCCCAGAAATAGAAAAG TTGCAACATTTTTATGGAAAGTTTCTGCGAGCGGATAGCAGACGCAAGGCTCTAACATATCAGAAACGATACTTGTTAACTATAGTTGGTGGCTATCAATTGTCTGAAGAAAATACTCTATGTGTACTCGCCCAATTGACCAGAGACCAACGATCCTACGCTGTGGTAGGCCGTAATAAGAAATCGCCAAAAGTTCGATTTAGGAGTGCGGTGCTTGTTTTGATTAGTATCCATAGAATGAAGTGGTTAATCGTGAGATGGAATACTGGCAAACGAATTGGTGTGAAAACTCTATTATGGAACATAGATCAGTCTTTCCTACCAATTCAAAAAGCCGCCATGAACCATTCGCCTCCTGTTCGAGATAAGACTACCTCAAA TGGAGATGGTGGTTTCGACACGTTTGAACAGTATTGCCAACGACTGAAGAATATTCAGCAGAGATTGGATTTAGCAGAGGCTGGGAATCTTCAGATTATTCcagaatag